The Homo sapiens chromosome 4, GRCh38.p14 Primary Assembly genome contains the following window.
tagttgggtgttgtggtgcgcacctgtagtcccagctacttcggaggctgaggcaggataatcacttgagccccggaggcggaggttgcagtgagctgagattgccactgcactccagcttgggcaacagagcaagactctgtctcaaaaaaaaaaaaaaatttcagctgggcatggtggctcaagcctgtaatccctgcactttgggaggctgaggcaggtggatcatgaggtcaggagattgagaccatcctggctaacatggtgaaaccccgtctctactaaagataccaaaaaaaaaaaaaaaaaaaaaaaaaagccctgcatggtggcaggcgcctgtagtcccagctactcgggaggctgaggcaggagaatggcgtgaacccggggggcggagcttgcagtgagccgagatcatgccactgcactccagactgggcaacagagtgagactctgtctcaaaaaaaaaaaaaaatttttttttcagggaactTCTATCTCAGTAAACTTTCTAGGGCTCccgtggtgtggggcctgtcaagatattccttcCAAGGTGAAGGATAAGTCGCCTCATTTggtccctcctacaaccaagaagaTCCACAATGCTTAGTGggtctatttggattttggaggcaacacattcctcactTAGAtgtgttactccagcccatttatctAGTGACctaaaaggctgccagttttgagtggggtccagaacaggagaaggctctgcaacaggtccaggctgctgtgcaagctgctctgccacttgggccatatgacccagcgatccaatggtgcttgaggcgTCAGtagcagatagggatgctgtttggagcctttggcaggcccccataggtgaatcacagtggaggcctgTAGGATTTTcaccccataggtgaatcacagcggAGGCCTGTAGGATCTGGAGAAGatggccctgccatcttctgcagctaactactctccttttgagagacagctcttggcctgttactgggctttggtggaaactgaatgtttgactatgggtcatcaagtcaccatatGACCTGAACTGCCCATCataaactgggtgctttctgacccatcacCATAAAGTAGGtcgtgcacagcagcattccatcatcaaagaGAAGTGGCACATATGTGATTgagctcaagcaggtcctgaaggcacaagcaagttacatgaagaagtagctcaaatgcccatggtctccactcctgccaccctgcctcctctcccccagcctgcaccaatggcctcatgaggagttccctatgatcagtggacagaggaagagaagactagggcctggctCACAGATGCTTCTGCACGATATGaaggcaccacccaaaagtggacagctgcagcaatACAGCCTCTTTTTAGGACATgcctgaaggacagcagtgaagggaaatcttcccagtgggcagaagtTGGAGcggtgcacctggttgtgcactttgcatgggaGGAGAAATGGCCAGGTGTGTGATTAtgtactgattcatgggctgtagacAATGGTTTGCCTGGATGGGACTTGGAAGACAATGGTCAGGGGCTTGAAAGAAGCAttattggaaaattggtgacaaatttgaggaagaggtatgtggatggacctctccaagtggtcaaaaactgaagatatttgtatcccctGTGAGTGCTCACCAGCGGATGACCTCAACAGAGgagaattttaataatcaagtgggtaggatgacctgttctgtggacaccactcagcctctttccccagccacctgccatcgcccaatgggcccatgaacagagtggccatggtggcagggatggagattACACATGGAGATTCAGCAACATGGACCTCCACTAGCCAAGGCTGACTTgtctacagccactgctgagtgcccaatttggcAGCAGCAGAGACTAACACTGAgcctcaatatggcaccattcttcagggtgatcagccagctacctggtggcaggttgattatattggacctcttccatcatggaaagggcagaggtttgtcctcaccggaatagacacttactcctgATGTGGGTTTGCCTATCTTGCACGcagtgcttctgccaagactaccatccatggactcaaGGAATGCCTCATCCACCATCAGGGtgttccacacagcattgcctctgagcaaggcactcactttacagctaaagaagtgtggcagtgggctcatgctcatggaattcactgatcTTACCacgttccccatcatcctgaagcagctggattgatagaacggtggaatggccttctgaagtcacaattacaacaccaactaggtgacaatactttgcagggctgggaccaagttctccagaaggccatgtatgctctgaatcagcatccaagaTATGATATTGTTTCTCCCTTAACCAGGATGcacgggtccaggaatcaaggcactcaagtggaagtggcaccactcgccatcacccctagtgatccactagcaaaatgtttgctccctgttcccatgacattatgttctgctggcctagaggtcttagttccagagggaggaacgctgccaccaggagacacaactaTTCCATTAAGCtagaagttaagattgccacctggacactctgggctcctcctacctttaagtcaacaggctaaggaGGAGTTATGGTGTTGGCTGGAGTGATTGATCTGGACTATCAAGATGGAATCAGtctcggccgggtgtggtggctcacgcctgtaatcccagcattttgggaggccaaggcgggcggatcatgaggtcaggagattgagaccatcctggctaacacggtgaaaccccgtctctactacacaaaatacaaaacattagctgggcatggtggcaagtgcctgtagtcccagctactcgggaggctgaggcaggagaatggtgtgaacccgtgaggcggagcctgcagagagccgagattgcaccactgcactccagcctgggcgacagagcgacactccatctcaaaaaaaaaaaaaagatggaattaGTCTCTTACTCCACaacagaggtaaggaagagtatgcatggaatacaggagatccattaggacATCTCTTAGTATTATCtaatgccctgtgattaaggtcaatgggaaactacaacagcccaatccaggcaggactacaaatcaggaatgaaggttcgggtcactccaccaggaaaaaaaccaccatctgctgaggtgcttgctgaaggcaaagggaatacagaatgggtagtagaagaaggtaggcATCAATAACGgctatgaccacatgaccagctgcagGAACCAGGACTGTAATTGCTgtgagtatttcctccttttgaTAAAAAACGTTTGTGCATGTATACGCTAGTACTAAGAAAatctcttcatttcctttctcctttatcgtgtgacataagatttattgacttcacatcagcatttaagtacCGTCAGTCaccttggccgggtgtggtggctcatgcctgtaatcccagcacgctgggaggcagaggcaggctgatcacctgacgtcaggagttcgaaaccagccaggccaacgtggcgaaaccccttctctactaaaaatacaaaaattagccgggcgtggtggcaggcgcctgtaatcctagctaatcgggagcctgaggtgggagaatcacttgaacctgggaggcggaggtagcagtgagctgagccgagatcacaccactgcactccagcctggggaacaagaaactccgtttcaaaaaacaaaaagtaaagtaTTGTTacctttatgtaatagtattatTTGGGTTGGGGACTGGTGCGTTTCCggttgtatgaaggatagttgtattatgttaggcataattgtgactttatttttgtctttatttgaagattattatCTCAGGACTATGTATGGGTTCAAGTAGACAAGGGGTGGACtcatgatggttaatactgagtgtcaacttgattgaaggatAGGAAGTATTgatctgggtgtgtctgtgagggtgttgccaaggagattaacatttgagtcagtgggctggggaaggcagatccaccctcaatcggggtgggcaccatctaatcagctgccagcgtggccagaataaagcaggcagaaaaacgtgaaaagagagactggcctggcctcccagcctacatcttgctccgtgctggatgcttcctgcccttgaacataggactcccaagttcttcagtttcGGAACTCgggactggctctccttgttcctcagcctgcagacggcctattgtgggaacttgtgatcgtgtgagttaatacttgacacactcccctttatatatctatctgttccattagttctgtccctctagagaaccctaatacagccAGGCTCCCACTGACCCCCTTGTCTTGGTGCCCTGGCAGAAGGCAACAGCAGGAGTGTTTTCCCATGCCAGCTGCTGTAAATACTGTTCAGTCCCTGCACCCCAGCTTCCAACACAAATTCTCAGAGCAGTCACAGCAGCAAGAAcgtttattataaaaataggtGAATAAAGTAAGTGTGCTTTAACTTCCGGCTGGATGACAAATGCTACTGAAATGCAGTTTCTCAGTGCAGACATGTGGCTCGCAATGGCGGGGGTGGCCACCCTAGTGTGACGTGCAGCCGCAATACTCCATTTGACTGGTTCGAGGCAGAGAGGCGACGCTTTATTCCATAGAACAGGATGGGGCTCCCACCCTGGGGACCATACAAGTGACTCCCTCAGGCAGCCACCCCTTTCTaggcaggctgggggaggggctggcACACCAGCACCAGATAGCTCTGGCTTAAGCCTGATGGAGACACAGACTGGGACCTCCCTCTGCCAGATGTTCCTGACCCCATctccacctccagcctccagcctcacTGGCAGTTCCCTGTGACCCAGCCTGTTCCATAGCCAAAGGGACCAAAGTGAACGATCAGAGTGCCCCGCAACTATTCTAGGGGCCTTGGCTCTCAGTAGAGCTCAACCCATGGCATCTGAGAGCACCCACCCTGTCCCTGAGGGCAGCTGCACCGGGCCAGGAGGCCGCAAGGGCACGGGTGAGTCTCGGTCACTGGCAGCACTCAGCCACATGCCTGAGGAGCTCTTCCCCTTGCTCGTCACTGAAGCACTGCAGGCAGTGAGGGCACTGAAGGTCCCCCTGGCCTCTCTGGGCCGCGCCAGGATGCCCGCCCTCTGCAGGGGGTTCTGGCTGCTGGGACCCAGTCCCAGGCCTCCAGCCACCAGGCACCATAAGCTCTAATGCGTCGGCGGCCAAATACTTGGCAGTTTTGCTCCCAGCGTGAATCCGGCCGGCGTCTGGCTCTCGAGAATCCTGGAGAAAAGGCAAGGGTGTATATACGTGGGCTGTGCTGACGGTCACAAAGCCAGGTCTCAGGTTCCAGCAACCAGAGGCACTTCACCTATCCCTGAGCGGAACTTCAGCCCCTCACTTTGCTTCCTGCTGCGCCCCAGAGCCCAGACAAGGGGGCGCTCAGTGAATGACTGAGGATCACACACACGCTCCGTCATGTGCTCATGAAGAAGTAGGCCCTGGCGTGGTCCACCCCCCAGCCCCTTGGTGGAAGTCCTGTTCAGTTGGACCTATCGGCCCCAGGAGACCTGACTGAGAAGGTGGCCCTGATGACGTGGCCCACAGGCCACCACAGAGTGGAGGTGGCAGAGCCTCTGGTGGGGAGCTGGGCAAACTGAGTACCAACCCTACTCTGCACCTCCTCTGTGGGGCCTGGGGGTGCTGAGCACTCTGGGGCTCAGGGGGTCCTTCAGTAGCAGCAAGAGGTGTCCCTGGCTTGGCCCCACCAACCACCTGGCATGATCTGGCACATGTTCTCCAAACATCCGTCCTGAAGCACTGCAGCCTGTGGCCCTCACTGCTTGCCTGGGAACTTCATTCCAGCAGGCCTTGGTGCTTCCACTTCCTGTCTGAATGTGGACTTTCCCCAGTGGGACTACAGCTTATCACCCATGCCTTCAGCACCACTGTCCCTGGCTGTGCCATCTAGGGACTGAGCAACCCTCGAGGGGCCACAGGCTACTGTTGAAAGGGAACCAGAGGCCACTTAGTACAAGGTCTGCAGGCCCCACCAGGAACTTTACCCCCGGGGGTAAGAATCTGGGCCTGCAAGTCTGGAACCAGTTCATCTGGTCCAAAATCTTCAAGAGGCGGCCTGAGACCATCCTCACGATTGTACCAATAGTGCTCCTTCAATCCAAATCACATGCTTCCTTGAATTCATGAAGGCCAGAAAAACCTGTCCAGCCCTCTGCTGCAGACTTAGTCCCAGGGTTAGTCCCATAGTCCACCATGACTCTCCCGTGCCCTTCATGCGGAGGAGAAGCAGAAACCACTGAGGCCCAGTGGCTGCTCGGAACAGGGCAGTGGGGGGTGGCCTCACAGCCCCAGGGTCCCTGTTCACACCCTGAAACACGGCTGACGTCCTAGCTCCAGCCCGGGACGCATCGATTCTCAAGAGGCATCACTACTGTTCAGTCTGTGCCAGGAGAGGAAGCTCTTTGAGTGGGGCCCAGGCTATTCCCAGGGCCAAAAGTGTGTTAGGTACTTGATGAGGAGCTACATAAACTTCTCCTGGATTTTTGCAGAGCACAAGTCagtgaggagaaggaagaggccaTGGGTCACACACTGAGGAACTTCATCGGTTCCCATTCATGCCAGGCCTCCCTCAAGGCACCCCATGGTAGGAAAAGCACTGAGCccaggggtggggtgaggggcccCTGCCCTGCAAGGCCCAGCTCCACGTGCCAGGCTGAGCTGGGGATGTTACTGGACACCCAGGGCCATCACATCTACATGACAAGGTAAGCGGGGTTCCCGTCTCACAGACAGGTCAGGACACGTAGGGAGCTCACACTTTGAGGCCCGAGATATGCTCTCTGACTGCATGACAGTGACGGACGGGCCCTGAGGACAGCCACCTCTGCTAAGACAGGCCGCCATGCCAGCCTCCTCCATAACTAAACAGTATAACAGGGAGGCTTTCCATGACCACGCCCAGGTACCAGGCCAGGTGGCTCTCCCCACAGCAGGGAGGGGCTCGCCACAACCCTCATCACCAGCAAATCAGGGCCTTGGCAGACACAGAAAGGCTCTAATCTCatgagaagagaaacaaaaacactaaACCTAAGCAGGAAGAAAAACGCCCTCATACTCTACCTGTCTCCAGGACACCTGGTGCAGCAAAGAGGCGACCTTTTCCTCCAGTTCTTGAATCCTACTTTGAGCCCGTTCCCGATCGGCCCTTTCTGACATGAAGTCATCCTTGTAAGCGAGAATCTGAAGAGAGGCGAGACACACATTTCTGCTCAAGGAAGGAGGAAGCGCCCCACCAGGCTTCTCCCACCCCCACAGTGACCACTGCCCACTCAGTGCCACCAAGCCTTCAGCCCAGCCTGTCCCATGATTTCGGCCACCACCGGCCAGCAGACATCTGGTCAGTGCCGTCCGGAGCCCGAGGGACAGACACCTGCTGTTCCAGCATCTGCACCCGCTCCAACGCAGCATCCCGGGCCGTCCTGGAGGCCGCCAGCTCCTGCTTCACTTCGGCacagtcatttattttctcttccaactGTCTGTTGAGCCGGGAGATCTCCTTCCTCATCAGCTCGGGCTCGTGGGGGATCTGCAGCCCCCTGAGCTGCGCATGGAGCCCCCTCACGTATTCGTCCCTGCTGGCGTTGTAGCGCTGCCACTTGGCATTGAGGTCTTCAACCTGAAGAGGTGGAGCCGGAAAGCTCACGGTGAAGGCAGCTGACAAAGCTGCTCAAGCCAGCACCCAGTGTGAATTATGTATTAGCAGTGATTCGCTGAGTGAGAGTTTCCTCTTAAATGGAAGCTGCCCCTCCCTGTTCTGTAGAGAGCAGACACTAGGCCCGCTAGAGAATCCTGAGGCAGCACGATGACACCCGTACGCAAGCAGCATGAACGGAGGTGGACTCGGTGCAGCTTTGCTGTCTTAGAAAATGGACCTCCTGCTGCTAACTCTTGCATCTCCTTTACTGACTTGTGGATTAATTTTAGGGGGATGGAGATGGACAGGACATGTCCCGTACGTCGTTTTAAGCAAAAAAGTCCAGTCTCTAGGGACTGTGTGTATCAAGTCCTAGTGGCCAGAGGGCGGGGGGCGACTCTGGGCATCAGCCAAGGAAAGAACCCTCACTTACAGTTTGTAAGCCATGTGTTCTTCTCAAACGAAATGTGAAAGACACTCACGTGAGTCACCTTCTGTTTTAACAGTCGATTTTCTTCCTGCAACTTCTCAATAACACTCTGGACAGAGGTGTGCCCATCTGTGTGTTCCGACTGCATGAGGAAGGGACAGAGAGAAGACACTCTGTCACATACAGCAAGAGGGGAGAAAGCTAGACCCAGAGGCTGAGGCCACAGATTATCACTGCGTCCCCCAGTGCAGCGGGTAGTGATCATTCATTTGGTAGAGAAGCAAAGCAGGGACAAGGGACCACCTTCTCCCTGCCCAGgcccaccccacctggcccaggCCAGAGCCCGGATGGGAGGTCTTCAGGCCACACCACCTTTCACACTGTCCTTATCCCGTCCCACCTACCAGTTTGAGctgtttgtcttttaaatatttggaatgtAAATATTCTAAAGCCATAATGTCTGCAGGGATTGGCACACCAGACATGATAAAGTCTTCTCATTGCCAGAGATTTGCCATTATCACAGACAGCAGGGAAGGCAGGAAGCTGAATCCCATTGTAAACCAGAGGATCTCCAGTGAGGGGGCCCCCAGCTGCCCAGGGTGGGCCTGGCCATGCACCCTGCTTACCTCCTTTGGAGCCCATGACACTGTCCTGTCTGCAGACAATCGGGTTCAACCAGGTGATTCTGGACACAGGAATCTAACCTCTGCCCCACGCAGGGTCAGGAGTCACCGAAGCCACAACCCAAACCAACCCCCACTAACAACTACAGAGCTGAATGAAAAGTCTCCTGAAACTCGTGTGTACCCTACAATTCTGACTGTATCTCAGTGACATAATTTTTGAGAATTCCCCTCAAATGACAAAGGAAGTGCACGTCCTAACACAGCCTACACCGGGAAGCCCCGGGTGACTCAGCTGAGTTCAGGGCTGAGAAGTGACACTTATTTAGAGACTGTGATGAGGGCCTACCCTGCCACTGGCCCCACCCCCGCCTCAGGCTCAACACTGTGTGTGGCTCCTTTCAAATCCCCAGAGGGAAATGACACAGTGACTCAAAATCAGACCAGAACACCCTGCCTCCGCCCAGACGGCACTTTTCCTCTGGTTTCTGAATGCAGCTGTGTCCTCTCTGAGGTTCCCCGCCTGGAATCCACCcagctgaggtgggcagttcTCAGACCAACCTTCTCCCCAGTGGGCGCCTCGGTGAAGCTGCTGATGGGTGCGGGATGTACTGTCTGCCACAGAACATCCCAGCGCGTGTGTTTCTGCATGAACCTTGGTGCTGCCTCAGAGAACTGCCTAGAAAGGACCCGAGCGAGAGGCCCTGTGCCCGGCAGTGCGagtgagatggggtctcagccTAGGTGAGATGTGCACGGAGTGCCTCCATTCCCCTGCCTGCCACACACAGACCACCACAAGCACCAGCAAGATGgaaggtgcctggcacacagatgcCTTGGGCCACTGCTCCCCTACTTTTCTGCCTAGGAGCCCCCTGGTTTCTCCTGATGCTGAAACTCCCACGGTCCTTCTCTCTCCCACTAGACCCCACAGAGAGCTACAGCCCAGATCCAGCCTATCCTGGAGGTCCAGCGAACCCTTCTTTGGCCCTCACTGTCACTTGGTGCCGCTGCCCCCGGCCCTTGCTTTGATGATGAGGAGGCTGTGGCCCTGAGCCAGGTCTCCAAGCTTGCGGGAGGCCGTGCTGCTGGCAAGGACATGCCTAAAGCCAGCTTTGGAGATGGCGGTTCCAGCTGTGCCTGCATGCACTCAGACACACTGAGCCTGAAGAAGGCGGGCACTCACGGTCCTTCCAGGAGTTTGGGGTGTGGAACTGGAGGCACTCCCCATCCCCAGCAGTACCACCTGgctctgcttcagtttcctcgGA
Protein-coding sequences here:
- the TNIP2 gene encoding TNFAIP3-interacting protein 2 isoform X1, which translates into the protein MQQLLSQPQHEREKEVVLLRRSMAEGERARAASDVLCRSLANETHQLRRTLTATAHMCQHLAKCLDERQHAQRNVGERSPDQSEHTDGHTSVQSVIEKLQEENRLLKQKVTHILAYKDDFMSERADRERAQSRIQELEEKVASLLHQVSWRQDSREPDAGRIHAGSKTAKYLAADALELMVPGGWRPGTGSQQPEPPAEGGHPGAAQRGQGDLQCPHCLQCFSDEQGEELLRHVAECCQ
- the TNIP2 gene encoding TNFAIP3-interacting protein 2 isoform 2 (isoform 2 is encoded by transcript variant 2) encodes the protein MQQLLSQPQHEREKEVVLLRRSMAEGERARAASDVLCRSLANETHQLRRTLTATAHMCQHLAKCLDERQHAQRNVGERSPDQSEHTDGHTSVQSVIEKLQEENRLLKQKVTHVEDLNAKWQRYNASRDEYVRGLHAQLRGLQIPHEPELMRKEISRLNRQLEEKINDCAEVKQELAASRTARDAALERVQMLEQQILAYKDDFMSERADRERAQSRIQELEEKVASLLHQVSWRQDSREPDAGRIHAGSKTAKYLAADALELMVPGGWRPGTGSQQPEPPAEGGHPGAAQRGQGDLQCPHCLQCFSDEQGEELLRHVAECCQ
- the TNIP2 gene encoding TNFAIP3-interacting protein 2 isoform 1 (isoform 1 is encoded by transcript variant 1); this encodes MSRDPGSGGWEEAPRAAAALCTLYHEAGQRLRRLQDQLAARDALIARLRARLAALEGDAAPSLVDALLEQVARFREQLRRQEGGAAEAQMRQEIERLTERLEEKEREMQQLLSQPQHEREKEVVLLRRSMAEGERARAASDVLCRSLANETHQLRRTLTATAHMCQHLAKCLDERQHAQRNVGERSPDQSEHTDGHTSVQSVIEKLQEENRLLKQKVTHVEDLNAKWQRYNASRDEYVRGLHAQLRGLQIPHEPELMRKEISRLNRQLEEKINDCAEVKQELAASRTARDAALERVQMLEQQILAYKDDFMSERADRERAQSRIQELEEKVASLLHQVSWRQDSREPDAGRIHAGSKTAKYLAADALELMVPGGWRPGTGSQQPEPPAEGGHPGAAQRGQGDLQCPHCLQCFSDEQGEELLRHVAECCQ